The Medicago truncatula cultivar Jemalong A17 chromosome 4, MtrunA17r5.0-ANR, whole genome shotgun sequence genome includes a region encoding these proteins:
- the LOC11413384 gene encoding uncharacterized protein, translating to MDLAPEELQFLNIPNILKESISIPKISPKTFYLITLILIFPLSFAILAHSLFTHPLISHIESPFTDPAQTSHDWTLLLIIQFFYLIFLFAFSLLSTAAVVFTVASLYTSKPVSFSNTISAIPNVFKRLFITFLWVTLLMFCYNFVFILCLVLMVIAVDTDNSVLLFFSVVLIFVLFLVVHVYITALWHLASVVSVLEPLYGFAAMKKSYELLKGRVRYASLLVCGYLFLCAVISGMFSVIVVHGGDGYDVFSRIFIGGFLVGVLVIVNLVGLLVQSVFYYVCKSYHHQEIDKSALHDHLGGYLGEYVPLKSSIQMENLDI from the coding sequence ATGGATCTAGCTCCTGAAGAACTTCAATTCCTCAACATCCCAAACATCTTAAaagaatcaatttcaattccaaAAATTTCCCCTAAAACCTTCTACTTAATTACCCTAATCCTAATTTTCCCTCTTTCATTTGCAATCTTAGCACATTCACTTTTCACACACCCCTTAATTTCTCACATTGAATCTCCTTTCACTGATCCTGCACAAACCTCTCATGATTGGACTCTTCTCCTCATCATTCAGTTTTTCTATCTCATTTTCCTCTTCgctttctctctcctctccACCGCTGCTGTCGTTTTCACTGTCGCTTCTCTCTACACCTCAAAGCCGGTGTCTTTTTCAAACACCATTTCAGCAATTCCTAACGTTTTCAAGCGTTTGTTCATTACTTTCTTATGGGTCACTCTACTTATGTTTTGTTACAATTTTGTCTTTATTCTTTGTTTGGTTCTGATGGTTATAGCAGTTGACACTGATAATTcggttttgttgtttttctctgttgttttgattttcgtgtTGTTTCTCGTTGTTCATGTTTATATAACTGCTTTGTGGCATTTGGCTAGTGTTGTGTCTGTGCTTGAACCTCTTTATGGTTTTGCTGCTATGAAGAAGAGTTATGAGTTGTTGAAGGGGAGGGTTAGATATGCTTCACTTTTAGTTTGTGGGTACTTGTTTCTTTGTGCTGTTATTAGTGGGATGTTTAGCGTGATTGTGGTACATGGTGGTGATGGCTATGATGTATTTTCTAGGATTTTCATTGGTGGGTTCTTGGTTGGTGTTCTTGTCATTGTGAATTTGGTTGGGTTGTTGGTGCAGAGTGTGTTTTACTATGTTTGCAAGAGTTATCATCATCAAGAGATTGATAAGAGTGCTTTGCATGATCATCTTGGTGGCTACCTTGGAGAATATGTGCCTCTTAAGAGCAGCATTCAAATGGAAAATTTGGATATATGA